One region of Deltaproteobacteria bacterium genomic DNA includes:
- a CDS encoding MFS transporter codes for MIRCGDFCIYRSPAVNLEPPPPNPVTNEPVLKRRLVLFLATSVGIIVANAYYVQPILAELGREFALSPERAGQIVMTTQLGTALGMLTVVPLGDTRELRSLITALLGLAACALIAMATASSAQTLFFASFAVGMSTSIVHLIVPYAAHLAPESIRGRVVGTVLSGLLMGILLARTFSGLTAGVFGWRGVYWVAATMMVTLAVLVYRWLPRRPPVVHLKYFVLLRSVLDLARQHAALRESAVTSALLFAAFSALWTTLAFLLEAPPFGYGPEVAGLFGLVGAIGAAGAPIFGRLTDSIGARAALVWALFLTLVGFIILGLFGRTISGLIIGILVMDLGVQSGHVANQTRIYGIDPQARGRLNTAYMVTYFTGGATGSALGAFFWQHAGWLGVSTFAISVVALGLAIMKRNTTVSVTA; via the coding sequence TTGATAAGGTGCGGAGACTTTTGCATTTACCGGAGTCCGGCAGTGAACTTAGAGCCGCCACCCCCCAACCCAGTTACCAACGAGCCAGTGCTCAAACGCCGCCTGGTTCTTTTTCTTGCGACGAGCGTTGGCATCATTGTCGCCAATGCCTATTACGTGCAGCCCATTCTTGCTGAGCTGGGGCGTGAATTTGCGTTATCGCCAGAGAGGGCAGGCCAAATCGTTATGACAACGCAGCTCGGCACCGCTTTGGGTATGCTCACCGTAGTGCCTTTAGGCGATACGCGTGAGCTGCGCTCACTGATCACGGCCTTACTTGGGCTCGCTGCCTGCGCCCTTATTGCCATGGCGACGGCATCCTCAGCGCAGACTTTATTTTTCGCGAGCTTCGCCGTGGGCATGTCGACCTCCATTGTGCATCTGATTGTGCCGTATGCCGCACACCTGGCGCCTGAGAGCATCCGGGGACGGGTGGTAGGTACGGTCCTGAGTGGCCTACTTATGGGCATCCTGTTAGCACGCACGTTCAGTGGACTAACGGCAGGAGTCTTTGGCTGGCGTGGTGTTTACTGGGTCGCTGCAACAATGATGGTGACACTGGCCGTCCTGGTTTATCGCTGGTTACCGCGGCGCCCACCTGTGGTGCATCTCAAGTATTTTGTGCTGCTACGTTCTGTGCTTGATCTAGCCAGGCAACATGCAGCGCTGCGCGAATCTGCCGTGACTAGCGCCCTGCTGTTTGCCGCCTTCAGCGCTCTTTGGACGACGCTTGCCTTTTTACTGGAGGCGCCACCTTTCGGTTACGGACCTGAGGTGGCCGGACTTTTTGGTTTAGTAGGTGCCATCGGTGCAGCAGGTGCTCCCATCTTCGGGCGCCTCACGGATAGTATCGGCGCGAGGGCTGCCTTAGTTTGGGCGCTATTCCTTACTCTCGTTGGCTTTATCATCCTCGGTTTATTTGGGCGAACGATTAGTGGACTCATCATCGGCATCTTGGTGATGGATCTCGGCGTGCAGTCCGGACACGTGGCTAATCAAACACGTATTTATGGTATCGATCCGCAAGCACGTGGACGCCTGAATACAGCCTACATGGTGACATACTTTACCGGTGGAGCAACGGGCTCAGCACTTGGGGCTTTCTTTTGGCAACATGCAGGGTGGCTAGGTGTTAGTACCTTTGCCATTTCTGTGGTGGCGCTCGGGCTCGCGATCATGAAGCGCAACACTACCGTCAGCGTGACGGCTTGA